The genomic interval GGAGGCGGTCCATAAGCGGCAGCACGGTTTCTGTATAGAAAGCCTTTCTTGCCTCCTGATAGTTTGAGTACGTCTTCTGGTCTTGAATGCCTATCAGTTCCGGCGGTACCTGGAAGACATTGCATATCTCAATACGAGACATCTTGCGACCTTCAAGCCAGTCCATGTCAGCCGGTGATATGGCAAACGATTTCCAGTCAAGTCCGGCCTCTAATAGCAGGGGACGACCAGCATTATCAGGCCCCACAAATTTCTCTTCTATCTGTCTCTTGAGCTTGTCAAACTGATCAGATGTCAAGTTCCCTGCCGTGGATAGCCCTCCCGGCGGCCTTGCAGAGTTCTTTAGTAGTGCATAGTTCCACTTTAACGCCTCGTTATCACTATCCACAGTTCTTCCGGCTACTGCAATCGGGGAGAGGCCATACCAGTCGTCCAGGGCGGAGAATAGTTTCATGTGCAGAACGGTTTCTCTCTCGAAGTCCTGCTTCTGTCCGCCGACTTCGTACCTGTAGCCTGCAATCATGTTCTTAATATCAGGCAGCACCTTCACACGGTCCGGACGAAGAGTGTAGAGTTCTCTCGGTAATCCTCTCTGCGGCCCCACACGCTCGATGTAGCTGTTCCCTGACAGCATAAGGAAGGCAGTGGCAGCCTCAAAGAATGCCGACTGCCCCTGCCACGGATTAGGCCGTCTGAGGAGTGTTAGCAGGGGATGCTCTTCAATCTCAATCTGCCGTTTGCCCCGCCCTTTCCGGTATAACAACCACGGTA from Nitrospirota bacterium carries:
- a CDS encoding phage portal protein encodes the protein MNFLDRIRQFMTKQSAVTRAIVLLWDGNPVWTPRNFGDLAKEGFEANVTVYACVMEIARSAAGIPWLLYRKGRGKRQIEIEEHPLLTLLRRPNPWQGQSAFFEAATAFLMLSGNSYIERVGPQRGLPRELYTLRPDRVKVLPDIKNMIAGYRYEVGGQKQDFERETVLHMKLFSALDDWYGLSPIAVAGRTVDSDNEALKWNYALLKNSARPPGGLSTAGNLTSDQFDKLKRQIEEKFVGPDNAGRPLLLEAGLDWKSFAISPADMDWLEGRKMSRIEICNVFQVPPELIGIQDQKTYSNYQEARKAFYTETVLPLMDRLRDDLNNWLVPVFGDNMTLEYDKDEIEALQEDRGKVWTRVQNANWLTVNEKRAATGYEEVDGGDVVLVPATLVPLQGAIQLPQGDPNLANPQNATY